The genomic segment GCCGTGGCCGAGGACCCCAGCAAGGCCGGCTCCCTGCTGCTGTACTTTCTGATCCCCGAAACCCTCGTCATCTTCGGCTTCCTCGCGCTGTTCCTGATCTGACATGGCCCTCGACAAGCTTCTCGAACACGAGGCGCAGGGCGAGATCGAGCGCATCCGCGCCGAGGCCCGCGACCGTGCCCAGTCCATCCTGGCGCAGGCCCAGGAACGGGCTGAGGCGCTCGTCGAGAGCCGCGCCCGGTTGCTGGAGACCCAGCGTCAGGCTGGGCTGGTCCGTGCCCGCTCGGCGGCCGACCTCGAACTCAACGCTGCGCGGCTGACCGCGGGCGAGCAGGGCCTCTCGCAGGTCTACGCGCTCGTCGAGTCGCAACTGCGCGACATCAGCGGGCTGCCCGAGTACCGCGAGATCCTGGCCCGGCTGCTCACCCAGGCCCGTCAGGCGATTCCCGACGCCGAAGCGGTGGAAGTCAGCCCGCAGGACCTGACTGTGGCCCAGGGTCTCGTCACCGACCTGCCGGTCCGGGCCAACCCGGGAGTTCAGGGCGGGGTGCGGGTCGTGGCCCGCGGCGGCAAGAGCGGGATCACCAACACGCTGCCGGGCCGCCTGGAGCGGGTCCGCGCGGAACTGGCGCCGCAGGTCAGCCGCCTGCTCGCCGGGGAATAAGGACCCTCTCTCTATGCCCGACGACTACGCTTACATCAACACGCGCGTCCGCGTGATGCGGACCAAACTGCTCGACGGGCGCGCCCTTGACTCGGCGCTCGCGGCGGGCAGCTACCAGGAGTTCCTGCGGGTGCTCTCCGAGACCGAGTTCGCCTCCGAGTTGCGCGAGGCGACCGCCGAGGGCGCGGGCCTCCCGGAACTCGACCGAGCACTGTCGCAAAACCTGTT from the Deinococcus sp. NW-56 genome contains:
- a CDS encoding V-type ATP synthase subunit E, translating into MALDKLLEHEAQGEIERIRAEARDRAQSILAQAQERAEALVESRARLLETQRQAGLVRARSAADLELNAARLTAGEQGLSQVYALVESQLRDISGLPEYREILARLLTQARQAIPDAEAVEVSPQDLTVAQGLVTDLPVRANPGVQGGVRVVARGGKSGITNTLPGRLERVRAELAPQVSRLLAGE